One segment of Candidatus Thorarchaeota archaeon DNA contains the following:
- a CDS encoding AAA family ATPase → MKLLSIELQNFKPFRDLKLPEQGGELPEGLILIQGRNSSGKSSLFEAILWGFWGPSAVNLTNEELISFTSSFCRVKLLFEVGGTEYKIDRSYDPATGMDVAIFTRKGNKWRRIAHKSRSVERELEKILNLDWDQARDTLLVRQGEVSRIANATPAKLRDLLIDIYNIGLLNDMSDHINHLESDLEARFRSLEVDYVKPSHIEEQIKDTRERETRLQKSLKEKQDEISSTKKLLTRLPSSSELDSIRTIIDRLEHKKTDYERAVTNRDEYLENAGLVSAEVEVVKARYRSLKKESKQIRSRRKELENEISSIDREMGEILGTRKDLLKKIGTLEGSAETDEEGKGVCPTCSKPLSEHEKECILSDYQERITEGKSRYEQLKSTRSELKSEVEDIDSRLEQVMKAIEAVTGMKEKQKDVDEAADAVEQLSKELEQAVTDIGVDEIDKLLEKHDVESIVELQRKIAVLSSSVSSLERDCKEIEENISEEHKRISELEQKKSEMNDIGKEIDRLKELNTHAKYVRRKLVKGFVADYVFQKRLIGIIRGATNQYVQAFTGGQYTNVDLEPTAARGRSGPGLSLVLWDERDNARKNASQLSFGDRTAISLGLRLGISRTMSGIRPLKESPAIAPRVRSVLLDEPLGGLDAQRRSSVVRTLVNDESFEQIMLITHTDVQEWEGVPTIDIIKSGKTSTATLQM, encoded by the coding sequence ATGAAGCTACTCTCCATTGAACTACAGAATTTCAAACCCTTTAGGGATCTAAAGCTTCCCGAACAAGGGGGAGAGTTGCCTGAAGGTCTCATTCTAATTCAGGGGCGCAATTCAAGCGGAAAATCGAGCCTTTTCGAAGCTATTCTCTGGGGTTTTTGGGGCCCTTCTGCTGTGAATCTGACGAACGAAGAACTGATTAGTTTCACCTCGTCATTCTGCAGAGTCAAGTTGTTGTTTGAAGTTGGAGGTACTGAATACAAAATTGACCGATCGTATGACCCTGCAACAGGCATGGACGTTGCAATTTTTACTCGCAAAGGGAACAAATGGAGACGCATTGCACACAAGAGCCGATCCGTCGAACGTGAGCTTGAGAAAATATTGAACTTGGACTGGGACCAGGCTCGAGATACGCTCCTGGTACGCCAAGGCGAGGTTTCCCGCATTGCCAATGCCACTCCTGCCAAGCTCAGGGATTTGCTCATCGACATATACAATATCGGACTACTCAATGATATGTCCGACCACATAAACCATCTTGAGTCAGATCTTGAAGCACGTTTTCGAAGCCTTGAGGTAGATTACGTCAAACCGTCCCATATTGAAGAACAAATAAAGGACACTAGGGAGCGGGAAACGCGCCTTCAGAAATCACTCAAAGAGAAACAAGATGAAATATCAAGCACAAAGAAGCTGTTGACCCGGTTACCTTCATCGAGTGAATTGGATAGTATCCGCACCATCATCGATAGACTGGAGCATAAGAAAACGGATTACGAACGGGCGGTAACTAATAGAGACGAGTATTTGGAAAATGCTGGTCTCGTGAGTGCTGAAGTAGAAGTTGTGAAAGCAAGATACCGGTCTCTGAAGAAGGAGTCCAAACAAATTCGCTCCAGACGGAAGGAGCTTGAGAACGAGATATCTTCAATCGACCGTGAGATGGGCGAAATATTGGGAACGAGAAAGGACCTTCTGAAGAAAATCGGTACGCTTGAGGGTTCTGCTGAGACGGATGAAGAAGGAAAAGGCGTGTGCCCGACCTGTTCCAAGCCTCTCTCTGAACACGAGAAAGAATGCATCTTGAGCGATTATCAGGAGCGAATCACTGAGGGCAAGTCGCGATATGAACAGCTGAAATCAACACGATCAGAGTTGAAATCAGAGGTTGAAGATATTGATTCAAGACTAGAACAAGTGATGAAGGCAATTGAAGCAGTAACCGGAATGAAGGAGAAGCAGAAGGATGTTGATGAAGCTGCAGATGCAGTTGAACAGCTATCCAAAGAATTAGAGCAGGCTGTTACTGATATCGGTGTGGATGAAATCGACAAATTACTTGAGAAACACGATGTCGAAAGCATTGTTGAATTGCAACGGAAGATCGCAGTTCTAAGCAGTAGTGTCTCATCCCTTGAGAGAGATTGCAAAGAGATTGAGGAGAATATCTCGGAAGAACACAAACGCATATCTGAGCTTGAACAGAAGAAGTCTGAGATGAATGATATTGGCAAAGAAATAGACCGTCTCAAAGAACTGAACACTCATGCCAAATACGTGCGACGAAAATTGGTCAAAGGATTCGTTGCTGACTATGTGTTTCAAAAGCGACTAATCGGTATTATTCGAGGTGCGACGAACCAGTATGTACAGGCTTTCACTGGCGGTCAGTACACTAATGTTGACCTCGAACCAACTGCTGCAAGAGGTAGGTCTGGACCTGGCCTTTCTCTGGTTTTGTGGGATGAACGTGACAATGCTCGCAAGAACGCATCGCAACTTAGTTTCGGAGATCGCACTGCGATAAGTCTAGGTCTGAGACTAGGCATCAGCAGAACAATGAGTGGTATTCGCCCTCTGAAAGAGAGTCCCGCCATAGCACCTCGGGTGAGATCCGTTCTGCTGGATGAACCTCTCGGTGGGTTGGATGCGCAAAGAAGAAGCTCTGTGGTACGGACTCTGGTCAATGACGAGAGCTTTGAGCAGATTATGCTGATAACCCATACCGACGTGCAGGAGTGGGAAGGGGTACCCACAATTGATATCATAAAAAGTGGCAAAACGAGCACTGCAACTCTGCAGATGTAA
- a CDS encoding HIT family protein: MNDNDCLFCKMVNSEIPASVVYEDNICMAFMDIYPIAEGHCLLIPKKHYDNTLDADPMVMSYLSEKLIELNQKVNRVVEPDGILNVVANGKGAGQEIPHLHIHIIPRNHGDEFGFRYPEGYRDESTPREDLNKLAEKIRDA, encoded by the coding sequence ATGAATGATAATGATTGCCTCTTTTGTAAGATGGTAAACAGTGAAATCCCTGCTAGTGTTGTCTACGAGGATAACATATGCATGGCTTTCATGGATATATATCCCATAGCGGAAGGTCACTGTCTACTTATTCCGAAGAAACATTACGATAATACGTTAGATGCAGATCCTATGGTGATGTCTTATCTATCTGAGAAACTCATTGAATTGAATCAGAAGGTAAACCGTGTTGTCGAACCGGATGGAATTCTGAATGTGGTTGCAAATGGTAAAGGAGCGGGTCAGGAAATCCCACATTTGCATATCCACATTATTCCACGTAATCACGGCGATGAATTTGGTTTCAGGTACCCGGAGGGTTACCGTGATGAGTCAACACCACGAGAAGATCTCAACAAACTCGCCGAAAAAATCCGTGATGCCTAA
- a CDS encoding DNA-binding protein — protein MVGSISAGLDRVVVARLETGEDILEKIEEVVHEHNIKAGALKLIGAVSHAKFGYFDREKNEYKYFDVGDGDLEVVSSMGNIARHGDEVVIHAHMVAADHKGNCYGGHVAEGCKAGATIEVIIWAFDSELHRSKDEATGLHLLDIL, from the coding sequence ATGGTTGGTAGTATTTCAGCTGGATTGGATCGAGTTGTAGTTGCGAGACTGGAAACTGGTGAAGACATTCTAGAAAAGATAGAAGAAGTGGTTCATGAGCACAATATCAAGGCTGGAGCCTTGAAGCTTATTGGAGCGGTTTCACACGCTAAGTTTGGATACTTTGACCGCGAGAAGAACGAGTACAAGTACTTCGATGTTGGCGATGGTGATCTAGAGGTCGTCTCTAGTATGGGTAATATTGCAAGGCATGGTGATGAGGTTGTTATTCACGCTCACATGGTTGCCGCGGACCATAAAGGCAATTGTTATGGTGGTCATGTCGCGGAAGGCTGTAAGGCGGGTGCAACAATCGAAGTTATCATCTGGGCCTTTGATTCAGAGCTACACCGCAGCAAGGATGAAGCCACAGGCCTACATCTACTTGACATCCTTTAG
- a CDS encoding DNA-directed DNA polymerase I — translation MNDSKTAKITSAISYWEVLISLKQFQHTRKFGETNPMDEQSLLDDFSEKEPSESSKPQKESKKAPKKQRKEPVTALDEEAIALATEDNEYEYGDDYEDEDLVSSLDIGEREAPDELPPSYLLSIDYAGDAGKAILKLYNPEDEKLYFWFDNTGHQPYCYTDYTPQEIQRIGSIIKHRGFVNAKSETLHDLLRDQDRQMTKILATDPLSIGGRSDSIREYLKRNDENHAWEARIRYHNSYTYDTKFVPGLVYKIEDGDLVPSPPPLDDTTLEGFEKTLQEEGLDRILDEYAPMFFIEVPDIRRLAVDIEVYTPVSNRIPDASAAEYPVTAIGLSDNEGNEKCFVLRRDRIQPGEKRDDYPDDLQLVYFENEVEMLIEAFKVIDDYPVVLTFVGDAFDLNYLYHRAKRLRIDMQKYCPIHLGREIALLDGGIHVDLYRFLKNPSIQSYALSGAYDRNNLETIAQGLLGVGKLELSDEISDLSYYELAHYCWRDANITLRITTFQDDLVMRLIILLMRISRLSMEDLTRYYISTWIQSLFRQEHRTRECLIPRKDEIEEMKENVAHTEAVIKDKRFKGAIVIEPVAGVHFNATVLDFASLYPSIMKRYNISYETVDCPHVECRTAGDNRVPETDHWICKKRRGMISQVIGFFRDTRVKWFKPKSRTDETPEKRRNWYTVVEKALKVFVNAAYGVTGAQHFELFCMPAAESVTAYGRDAIIRTKEKAESMGVKVLYGDTDSVFLDNPSPEQQRELVRWSKEELGIDLEVEKTYKYVALSERKKNYIGVYQSGHVDVKGLTGKKRNTPAFVQEAFRDMLDVLSEVENPAGFEEAKDEIREIVNCVIDRLEGKAEEYSPEDLAFRVQMTKSINDYGKTTPQHVRAAMMLRDAGYEVSSGTIIEYIKTKDEEGVMPVQLAKDTAYWLDQEKYIDTLRSVFEQVLDSVGLDFEELLGFTTLDQFF, via the coding sequence ATGAACGACTCGAAAACCGCGAAAATCACCTCAGCTATTAGCTATTGGGAAGTGCTTATCAGTCTGAAACAATTTCAACATACAAGGAAATTTGGGGAAACGAATCCGATGGATGAGCAGTCACTTCTTGATGATTTCAGCGAAAAAGAACCATCCGAGAGTTCGAAACCACAGAAAGAATCAAAGAAAGCGCCCAAGAAACAGAGAAAGGAACCTGTTACTGCTCTTGATGAAGAAGCTATTGCGCTCGCAACCGAAGACAATGAATATGAGTATGGCGATGATTACGAAGATGAGGACCTCGTCTCCTCTCTTGATATTGGCGAGCGAGAAGCTCCGGATGAACTACCCCCCTCGTATCTTTTATCTATTGATTACGCAGGTGATGCTGGTAAAGCTATCCTAAAGCTATACAACCCCGAAGATGAGAAGTTATACTTCTGGTTCGACAATACGGGTCATCAACCGTATTGCTATACTGATTATACCCCTCAAGAAATACAACGCATCGGTAGCATCATCAAGCATCGTGGCTTTGTAAATGCGAAATCTGAGACCTTGCATGATTTATTGAGAGATCAAGATCGCCAGATGACCAAGATTCTAGCGACCGACCCTCTCAGTATTGGTGGGCGCTCCGATTCGATTAGGGAATACCTGAAACGCAATGACGAGAATCACGCATGGGAAGCTCGAATTCGTTATCACAACTCGTATACATATGATACCAAGTTCGTACCTGGTCTTGTATACAAGATAGAAGATGGCGATTTGGTGCCCAGCCCTCCCCCTCTTGATGACACCACATTAGAGGGATTTGAAAAGACCCTCCAAGAGGAGGGTCTGGATAGAATCCTAGATGAATATGCACCAATGTTCTTCATTGAAGTACCTGATATCCGCAGACTAGCTGTGGATATCGAAGTTTACACCCCGGTTTCCAACAGAATTCCAGATGCTTCGGCGGCAGAATACCCTGTTACAGCCATTGGTTTGTCCGATAATGAAGGTAATGAGAAGTGCTTCGTGCTTCGACGAGACAGGATTCAACCCGGGGAAAAACGAGACGACTATCCAGATGATTTGCAGCTTGTATACTTTGAAAACGAAGTTGAGATGCTCATTGAGGCTTTCAAGGTAATTGATGACTATCCGGTTGTATTGACTTTTGTTGGAGATGCATTTGACCTGAATTACCTCTATCACCGGGCCAAGCGTTTGAGAATTGATATGCAAAAATACTGTCCAATACACTTGGGACGAGAAATTGCCTTACTCGATGGAGGTATTCATGTAGATCTATATCGTTTCTTGAAGAACCCTTCAATACAATCCTACGCCCTCTCAGGAGCATACGACCGTAACAATCTCGAAACTATTGCTCAGGGTCTCCTTGGCGTTGGGAAACTTGAGTTGTCAGACGAAATCTCCGATCTCTCGTATTATGAGCTTGCTCACTACTGCTGGAGAGACGCGAATATAACTCTCCGAATTACTACATTTCAAGACGATTTGGTAATGCGGCTTATTATACTCCTTATGCGTATTTCTAGACTCTCGATGGAGGACCTTACCCGCTACTACATATCCACTTGGATACAATCTCTGTTTCGACAAGAACACCGTACTCGCGAGTGTCTAATTCCACGAAAAGACGAAATCGAAGAAATGAAAGAAAATGTGGCGCATACTGAAGCGGTTATCAAGGATAAACGATTCAAGGGTGCCATTGTCATTGAACCTGTGGCCGGTGTCCATTTCAATGCCACTGTCCTCGACTTTGCCAGTCTCTACCCGTCGATTATGAAGCGATACAACATCAGCTATGAGACGGTTGATTGTCCACACGTTGAATGTAGAACAGCCGGTGACAACCGTGTACCAGAAACCGATCACTGGATATGCAAGAAACGACGTGGAATGATTAGTCAGGTTATCGGTTTCTTCAGGGATACGCGTGTGAAATGGTTCAAACCTAAGAGCAGAACTGATGAAACTCCAGAAAAGCGACGTAACTGGTATACCGTAGTCGAGAAGGCTCTGAAAGTTTTCGTAAACGCGGCATACGGAGTAACGGGGGCACAGCATTTCGAGCTTTTCTGTATGCCTGCAGCAGAAAGCGTAACAGCTTATGGACGCGATGCTATCATTCGTACCAAAGAAAAAGCCGAATCCATGGGGGTCAAAGTCCTTTACGGAGATACTGACTCGGTGTTTCTGGACAATCCTTCGCCTGAACAACAGCGGGAGCTCGTTCGATGGTCCAAAGAAGAACTAGGGATTGATCTTGAGGTAGAGAAGACCTACAAATATGTAGCATTGTCTGAACGTAAGAAGAACTACATCGGCGTCTACCAATCCGGACATGTTGATGTCAAAGGTCTCACTGGCAAAAAGAGGAATACCCCCGCGTTTGTTCAAGAGGCATTCAGGGATATGCTTGATGTTCTTAGCGAGGTTGAAAATCCCGCGGGCTTTGAAGAGGCAAAAGACGAAATCCGAGAAATTGTTAACTGTGTAATTGATCGGCTGGAAGGTAAGGCTGAAGAATATAGCCCAGAAGATCTTGCATTCAGAGTGCAGATGACGAAATCAATTAATGATTATGGAAAAACTACTCCTCAACATGTTCGTGCTGCCATGATGCTCCGAGATGCAGGATATGAAGTATCATCAGGAACAATAATTGAGTACATCAAAACGAAGGATGAAGAGGGTGTCATGCCTGTGCAACTGGCCAAAGACACCGCATATTGGTTGGATCAGGAAAAATACATTGATACACTCAGAAGTGTTTTTGAGCAGGTATTGGATTCTGTTGGTCTCGATTTTGAGGAATTGCTTGGTTTTACAACACTTGACCAGTTCTTCTGA